One Exiguobacterium sibiricum 7-3 genomic window carries:
- the cpaB gene encoding Flp pilus assembly protein CpaB — protein MKKIKKQTKRKIIAAALSLTVVGSMYAYNAYAVETAVNPTKIVLVKNDIQPHTKITEEMIFEREVPGNAIPPNAYLSKEEVVGKYTTEGFGISANSFFLKNNVKSKNKLPDSAILSLQEGEVAFPLLVDLETSSGNSIVPGTFVDLYFLNVEGSQGELMTDVSSKSVLFGGLFPQVRVTSVKDNETNDAFREEQDSEGETREVKSAARLYTLAVTPAQLQYLNRAKNLGTIMPVATQNVEQKNDKSLITSFNQVSDQTVILKYIEEKSKNKISDLVKAQLSLGREFSQVKK, from the coding sequence TTGAAAAAAATCAAAAAGCAGACTAAACGAAAAATCATAGCAGCTGCACTCTCATTAACAGTAGTTGGATCCATGTACGCATACAATGCTTATGCAGTGGAAACAGCTGTTAATCCTACTAAGATTGTTCTAGTTAAAAACGATATTCAACCACATACAAAAATTACGGAAGAAATGATTTTTGAGCGAGAGGTACCAGGTAACGCTATCCCTCCTAACGCATATTTAAGTAAGGAAGAGGTTGTAGGAAAGTACACTACAGAAGGTTTTGGGATTTCTGCTAATAGTTTTTTCCTTAAGAACAATGTCAAGAGCAAAAACAAACTTCCTGATTCAGCAATCCTATCTTTACAAGAGGGTGAAGTCGCTTTTCCTTTACTGGTAGATCTAGAAACTAGTTCAGGAAATTCAATTGTCCCTGGTACTTTTGTAGATCTATATTTCTTAAATGTAGAGGGTTCGCAGGGAGAATTAATGACTGATGTTAGCAGTAAAAGTGTTTTGTTTGGTGGTCTATTTCCTCAAGTAAGAGTTACTAGTGTAAAAGATAATGAAACAAATGATGCTTTTCGAGAGGAGCAAGATTCAGAAGGTGAAACAAGAGAAGTCAAAAGTGCGGCAAGACTGTACACATTGGCAGTCACTCCGGCACAACTACAGTACTTAAATCGTGCTAAAAATCTAGGTACGATCATGCCGGTCGCAACTCAGAATGTTGAGCAGAAAAATGATAAAAGTCTAATCACATCATTTAATCAAGTATCAGATCAGACTGTAATTTTAAAATACATTGAAGAAAAGTCTAAAAACAAAATTAGTGATCTCGTTAAAGCACAACTTAGTCTAGGTAGAGAATTTAGTCAGGTGAAAAAATAA
- a CDS encoding AAA family ATPase yields the protein MPTIIAFRSVTRGAGASTLAATFAKETAVLKQKVLLVEANLISPSFAANTGVSHSTKNFLNLVNQGNESYKITNFIASPEDVDNKKLAAQLNGMDVLVVPRYQGKLDQIKLENPSQWIEKFMNTLKELPYDYIVIDVPTELDEFTSYPILSASDEVINVVDNTPKSVIEYRNEKIWLKENSLEFKEILVINKHEKDYQGNIYELINDTPYIPIPYDPLRSREEWLLKIGSDLINVKIQILQNHIGVQGVGYQDKSRNKGGLLTLLGLNK from the coding sequence ATGCCAACAATTATTGCTTTTAGAAGTGTCACTAGGGGAGCAGGAGCCTCAACTTTAGCAGCAACATTTGCTAAGGAAACTGCTGTTTTAAAACAAAAAGTCTTGCTTGTAGAAGCGAACCTAATTAGTCCATCTTTTGCTGCTAATACTGGTGTATCACACAGTACAAAGAACTTTTTGAACCTTGTCAATCAAGGGAACGAGAGCTACAAAATCACTAATTTTATTGCTAGTCCTGAAGACGTTGATAATAAAAAACTTGCTGCTCAATTAAACGGAATGGACGTACTAGTTGTTCCACGTTATCAAGGTAAACTGGATCAAATTAAGCTAGAGAACCCTAGTCAATGGATTGAAAAATTCATGAATACACTTAAAGAATTACCATACGACTATATTGTAATTGATGTTCCAACTGAATTAGACGAGTTCACATCCTATCCGATTTTAAGTGCATCCGATGAAGTTATCAATGTAGTAGATAATACTCCGAAATCAGTCATTGAATACAGAAATGAAAAGATATGGTTAAAGGAAAATTCGCTGGAATTTAAAGAAATATTAGTCATCAATAAACATGAAAAAGATTATCAAGGAAACATCTACGAACTTATTAACGATACACCTTATATTCCGATTCCATATGATCCATTACGTTCTAGAGAAGAATGGCTACTTAAAATTGGTAGTGATTTAATCAATGTCAAAATCCAAATTCTACAGAATCACATTGGGGTTCAAGGTGTTGGATATCAAGATAAGTCAAGAAATAAGGGGGGGTTACTAACTCTTCTAGGATTAAATAAATAA